Proteins found in one Ovis canadensis isolate MfBH-ARS-UI-01 breed Bighorn chromosome 20, ARS-UI_OviCan_v2, whole genome shotgun sequence genomic segment:
- the ZNF318 gene encoding zinc finger protein 318: MYRSGARSSVSSHRPKESGGGDPRTGRSSGSSSGPARRTSPPTSCSSSSRTPARRPRSPSGHRGRRASPSPPRGRRGSPSPPRGRRASPSPPRGRRGSPSPPRARRGSPSPPRGRRLFPPGSAGFRGSSRGESRADFARDGRGDHPGDSGGRRRSPGLRSDSSLEQSLRITVGNDHFCVGIPERRWLSDRLASPVENLEDADRDDLTDDSVFTRSSQCSRGLERYISREEAPLSPFLGQLDEDYRARETFLHRSDYSPHISCHDELLRGTERNRDKLKGSYSIRPEESSREAKRPRYDDTEKIHNMGSDHPSFTSGTRNYRPRRRSPSPRFLDPEFRELDLARRKREEEEERSRSLSQELVGVDSGGTGCPIPGLSGVLTASEPGYSLHRPEEVSVMPKKSILKKRIEVDMEPSLQLESFPSSTSSSQDHPLYSGHSSLPLSGAIAAFASEVENKGTMVETTLKESQGNLYQWGPLPGIPKDNSPLREKFGSFLCHKEKLDMKAEGPERHTDFLLPHERASQDGSGFSCILSMLADSTGTQEKRRLSFPDIEDEEKFLYGDEEEDLKAESPPKPLGSSESEVMRQKASPLPSSAPTVKLESMEETNPEYAKIHDLLKTIGLDIGVAEISKLAARTQERLHGKKPSGSSADRRSSADRHFSADRCSSVDRRFSADRRSADPHRLESGEVHHSNTHSPEGSHPQQVSPVDPYLLTKNSPPFLKSDHPMGHIAGPEVVGSGFQSSVAVRCMLPSAPSAPVRLPHPASLSQFHVPRASQFAAARIPPNYQGPAIPPASFDAYRHYMAYAASRWPMYPASQPSNHPLPDSHRTVPVSKQATRSRPNLRVIPTVTPDEPKHEESVLGSLPTSQVPVHVSIPSLIRYNPEKISDEKNRASQKQKVIEEREKLKSDREARQKKMYYLRTELERLHKQQGEMLRKKRREKDGHKDPLLVEVSRLQDNIMKDIAELRQEAEEAEKKQSELDKVAQILGINISDKSQKSSSDSREPTEKTGKAEKSKSPEKVSSSSNSSSNSKESKVNNENSRTKSPKPAESPQPAKQSDQPVAAYEYYDAGNHWCKDCNTICGTMFDFFTHMHNKKHTQTLDPYNRPWASKTQNEAKQDAVKRTDKITVPAKGSEFLIPITGYYCQLCEEFLGDPISGEQHVKGYQHNEKYKKYVVENPLYEERRNLDRQAGLAVVLETERRRQSELKRKFSERPKEEKKEKQAKIMKEVKEDDRVSEELEDQLSEGGNSPEKAENRKRPSIKLQLKEEIKKEPPISSSFGKFSWKKPEKEEEKSLVIPSIPKEEIVESGKDKEDGKADPGKTKPIKIKLSGKTVVAHTSPWMPVVTTSTQTKIRPNLPIPSTVLRKSGSATVSKPAPLNTFLSIKSSGTTAKPLPVVKESSADLLLPPDIISKAFGGEEVILKGSPEEKMVLAEKNEPSHIPEQMLPPPPPPPPPPPPPVIPHPAAPSPAQANAVLAPVKSNPAVSHTVIPGFLGANILNPVLPVAIMASAQPTAIPSDETAPGVSESDRDQTLFSVLVRPPPPLSSVFSEQAKKLEKRNSCLATANAKDLYDIFYSSGGKGAPETKLSGGPLANGENRAENSDTSSTSTLNSSVSQEELPSGRNLVSAPLVSNSEKPVSKPLVSLGRLSAVESVDSKNRGSSYGFLQPLTRLCQNRPYETITPKTETLAKWASGSFQSDANKDVAPVRKIELDLGDPGPPGVEPASELSDTQCHTMKSQKLVETHLVESSKQQSQELHQSKDCGKSEVETSTELKEGGVKLSERTVREGTDIGVGPNSVEDSNLNSGNRCMWEEEVEQPNSHRTDKKAKQSRKLIIESKTQGKVVPELKTQAVSSTKAKIDSFPSEARSLLQNPQDVKISAPGLLIQSPDRSDMCLKDHEQKQGVPTGSEEWLENSAPESASRTSRYRSLKLKRERSKDLQGKMTYKLTVWDENKKPETWESLEKPKAEALELRDVHPELTVTIESKALENFEVTDLKVEELAALGSLGDIGVDFCNTRVDPAHRSPVALSQKVCEENSASPLGGNPSTLTGFEPVPSFSEFPLDSPKTLVLNFGAEGEQNSSNPRTGRIAPNVLKTGLPVENVGLGLGNLEGTHQALDLLAGGMMPEEIEETSKLEKQDSLRLESETINPLALGPSPCLPDLVDFVTRTSGVQKEKICSPLSEPGDPPECSSLEMGPLQLEIPNASITEVAVPQVDEYSDNPFNVVKSVASGPHTREQVAGGSMIPQEIAAQEAAVDALQDHTESSVHS, encoded by the exons GGATGACCTGACTGATGATTCTGTCTTCACTCGAAGCTCCCAATGCTCTCGAGGTCTTGAACGATATATTTCCCGGGAGGAGGCACCTCTCAGTCCCTTCTTGGGACAACTTGATGAGGACTACCGAGCAAGAGAAACTTTCCTGCATCGATCTGATTATAGCCCTCATATCAGTTGTCATGATGAGCTGTTGCGGGGAACAGAACGGAATAGAGACAAACTCAAAGGCTCCTACTCTATACGACCTGAGGAAAGTAGCCGGGAGGCCAAACGGCCCCGCTATGATGACACAGAGAAGATACACAACATGGGAAGTGATCACCCGAGTTTTACATCAGGGACTCGCAACTATCGACCGCGTAGACGGAGCCCAAGCCCTAGGTTTTTAGACCCTGAGTTTCGAGAGCTGGACCTCGCCCGGCGAAAacgagaggaagaggaggaacgAAGTAGGAGCTTGAGTCAGGAGCTGGTGGGAGTTGATAGTGGCGGCACTGGTTGTCCCATCCCTGGATTGTCAGGTGTCCTTACAGCATCGGAGCCAGGATATTCTTTACATCGGCCTGAGGAAGTATCTGTGATGCCCAAGAAGTCAATTCTGAAAAAGCGGATTGAGGTGGACATGGAGCCTTCCTTGCAG CTTGAAAGTTTTCCCAGCAGTACCAGCTCCAGCCAGGATCACCCTCTTTACTCTGGACACTCATCTCTTCCACTAAGTGGTGCTATTGCTGCTTTTGCCTCAGAGGTTGAAAACAAGGGAACTATGGTAGAGACTACCCTGAAGGAATCTCAGGGCAACCTCTACCAATGGGGCCCCCTCCCTGGGATACCCAAAGACAACAGTCCCCTCAGAGAGAAGTTTGGAAGTTTTCTGTGCCACAAGGAAAAATTGGATATGAAGGCTGAGGGACCAGAGCGACACACAGACTTCTTGCTTCCTCACGAGAGAGCTAGCCAGGATGGCAGTGGTTTCTCCTGCATTCTGAGCATGTTAGCAGATTCTACCGGTACGCAGGAAAAAAGGCGACTTAGCTTTCCTGACATTGAGGATGAAGAGAAGTTTCTCTATGGGGATGAAGAAGAGGATTTAAAAGCAGAATCTCCACCAAAGCCCCTTGGGAGCTCTGAAAGTGAAGTTATGAGGCAGAAGGCAAGCCCCCTACCCTCTTCAGCTCCAACTGTAAAGCTAGAATCAATGGAAGAGACCAATCCAGAATATGCCAAGATTCATGACTTGCTCAAGACCATAGGGCTGGATATTGGGGTAGCCGAGATTAGTAAACTGGCTGCACGCACACAGGAACGACTTCATGGCAAAAAGCCGTCAGGTTCCTCTGCTGACCGCCGTTCCTCTGCTGACCGGCACTTTTCTGCAGACCGCTGTTCCTCCGTTGACCGCCGATTCTCAGCTGATCGGCGCTCTGCAGATCCTCACAGACTGGAGAGCGGGGAGGTGCACCATAGCAATACCCACTCCCCAGAAGGGTCCCATCCACAGCAGGTCTCCCCTGTGGATCCTTACTTGCTCACAAAAAACAGCCCCCCGTTCTTAAAGTCTGACCATCCAATGGGTCATATTGCAGGACCTGAGGTGGTTGGCAGTGGGTTTCAGTCATCTGTTGCAGTCAGGTGCATGTTGCCATCAGCCCCATCTGCCCCAGTTAGACTTCCACACCCTGCTTCTTTATCTCAGTTCCATGTGCCAAGGGCCTCTCAGTTTGCTGCAGCTCGGATACCTCCAAACTACCAGGGACCTGCCATTCCCCCTGCTTCCTTTGATGCCTATAGGCACTACATGGCATATGCAGCCTCAAGGTGGCCCATGTACCCTGCCTCCCAACCTTCAAATCACCCTCTGCCAGACTCACACAGGACAGTGCCAGTTAGCAAACAAGCTACCCGTAGCCGTCCCAACCTCCGTGTGATCCCCACTGTGACTCCTGATGAGCCCAAGCATGAGGAGTCAGTGCTGGGCTCACTTCCTACTTCCCAAGTGCCTGTCCATGTGTCCATCCCATCACTCATAAGATATAATCCAGAGAAGATTTCTGATGAGAAGAACCGTGCTTCCCAGAAACAGAAG GTTATTGAAGAGAGGGAAAAGCTGAAAAGTGACCGTGAAGCTCGCCAGAAGAAGATGTACTATCTTAGAACTGAGTTGGAGCGGCTTCATAAACAGCAAG GGGAAATGCTGCGTAAGAAACGAAGGGAGAAGGATGGTCACAAAGATCCACTCCTAGTAGAGGTGAGTCGGCTTCAGGATAATATTATGAAGGACATTGCAGAACTTCGACAAGAGGCAGAAGAGGCAGAAAAAAAGCAGTCTGAACTGGACAAAGTGGCTCAGATCTTGGGAATTAACATTTCTGATAAATCTCAGAAGTCTTCAAGTGACAGTAGGGAGCCTACAGAGAAGACTGGGAAAGCAGAAAAATCCAAGAGCCCAGAAAAAGTGTCGTCATCCTCAAACTCCTCTTCCAATAGCAAG GAATCAAAGGTAAACAATGAGAATTCCCGTACTAAGAGCCCCAAGCCTGCTGAGAGCCCCCAGCCAGCTAAGCAGTCTGATCAGCCTGTTGCTGCCTATGAGTATTATGATGCTGGCAATCACTGGTGCAAAGACTGCAACACCATCTGTGGGACCATGTTTGACTTCTTCACCCATATGCACAATAAGAAGCACACACAG ACACTGGATCCCTACAACAGACCTTGGGCTTCAAAGACCCAGAATGAAGCCAAGCAAGATGCTGTAAAGCGCACTGACAAGATAACTGTTCCTGCAAAAG GCTCTGAGTTTCTGATTCCCATCACTGGATATTACTGCCAGCTCTGTGAGGAATTTTTGGGGGATCCAATTTCTGGAGAGCAACACGTGAAGGGTTATCAACACAATGAGAAATATAAG AAATACGTGGTTGAAAACCCATTGTATGAGGAGCGACGGAATCTGGACCGCCAGGCTGGCTTGGCCGTGGTTCTAGAGACAGAACGGCGGCGGCAGAGTGAGCTGAAGCGCAAGTTCAGTGAGAGAccgaaggaagagaagaaagaaaaacaggcaaagaTTATGAAGGAAGTAAAGGAGGACGACAGGGTGTCTGAGGAATTAGAGGACCAGCTTTCTGAGGGTGGAAACTCCCCTGAAAAGGCTGAAAATAGAAAGAGGCCTAGCATCAAACTCcagttaaaagaagaaataaagaaagaaccaCCAATATCTTCCTCTTTCGGGAAATTCAGCTGGAAGAAGccagaaaaagaggaggaaaaaagtttAGTGATCCCAAGTATTCCCAAAGAAGAGATTGTGGAAAGTGGTAAGGACAAAGAGGATGGCAAAGCTGATCCTGGGAAGACAAAGCCTATCAAAATCAAACTCTCTGGGAAAACTGTTGTTGCACATACTAGTCCTTGGATGCCTGTAGTGACAACTTCAACCCAGACTAAGATCCGACCCAACCTGCCCATCCCATCCACAGTCCTCCGCAAATCAGGTTCAGCCACAGTAAGCAAGCCAGCTCCGCTTAACACCTTTCTATCCATCAAGTCTTCTGGAACCACTGCTAAGCCTCTGCCAGTGGTTAAAGAGTCTTCAGCTGATCTCCTCTTGCCTCCCGACATCATCTCTAAAGCATTTGGAGGGGAAGAGGTGATTTTGAAAGGGTCTCCAGAGGAAAAAATGGTGCTGGCTGAAAAGAATGAGCCATCACATATACCTGAACAAATGCtaccacctcctccacctccaccgcCACCTCCACCACCTCCAGTTATACCTCATCCAGCTGCCCCCTCTCCTGCCCAAGCAAATGCTGTTTTGGCTCCAGTGAAATCAAACCCAGCTGTATCTCACACTGTCATCCCTGGCTTCCTGGGTGCTAACATTTTGAACCCAGTGTTACCGGTAGCCATCATGGCCTCAGCGCAGCCTACTGCCATTCCTTCTGATGAGACGGCTCCTGGGGTGAGTGAGAGTGACCGGGACCAGACCCTATTCTCTGTGTTGGTGCGTCCTCCACCTCCCCTCTCAAGTGTGTTCAGTGAACAAGCCAAAAAATTGGAAAAGCGAAATTCATGCTTAGCCACAGCCAATGCTAAGGATCTGTATGACATATTCTACAGTAGTGGTGGAAAAGGAGCCCCTGAGACTAAGCTGAGTGGTGGTCCATTGGCCAACGGGGAAAATAGAGCTGAAAATTCAGATACCTCTTCCACTTCTACTTTGAACAGCAGTGTATCCCAAGAGGAGTTGCCTTCAGGTAGAAATTTGGTCTCTGCTCCTTTGGTCAGCAACTCTGAAAAGCCTGTTTCAAAACCTCTGGTGTCCCTAGGAAGACTGTCAGCTGTAGAAAGTGTAGATTCAAAAAACAGAGGCAGCAGCTATGGCTTCCTGCAGCCTCTGACAAGGTTGTGCCAAAACAGGCCTTATGAAACTATTACCCCAAAGACAGAGACTTTGGCCAAGTGGGCTTCTGGTTCCTTCCAGAGTGATGCTAATAAGGATGTAGCTCCAGTGAGGAAAATTGAACTTGACCTGGGAGACCCTGGGCCACCAGGTGTGGAGCCAGCCTCTGAGCTGTCAGATACACAGTGTCATACTATGAAATCTCAGAAGTTGGTAGAAACCCACCTTGTGGAATCTAGTAAGCAACAAAGCCAGGAGCTCCACCAATCTAAGGATTGTGGGAAAAGTGAAGTAGAGACAAGCACTGAACTAAAAGAAGGAGGAGTGAAACTCTCTGAAAGGACAGTGAGAGAGGGAACAGATATCGGTGTTGGACCCAATAGCGTAGAGGACTCTAATTTGAACAGTGGGAACAGATGCATGTGGGAGGAAGAAGTAGAACAGCCCAACTCGCATAGGACTGACAAAAAGGCTAAACAGTCCAGGAAATTGATAATAGAAAGTAAAACTCAAGGTAAAGTAGTACCTGAATTGAAGACGCAAGCTGTCTCTTCCACAAAGGCAAAAATAGACTCATTTCCGTCAGAAGCTAGGTCTTTACTCCAGAACCCACAAGATGTGAAAATTTCTGCCCCAGGATTGCTTATTCAGTCCCCAGACAGATCAGATATGTGCTTGAAAGACCATGAACAGAAGCAAGGAGTCCCAACTGGTAGTGAGGAGTGGCTAGAAAATTCAGCACCAGAATCAGCTTCTAGAACTTCTAGGTATAGAAGCCTCAAACTGAAGAGAGAAAGATCAAAAGACTTGCAGGGTAAAATGACCTATAAATTGACTGTTTGGGATGAGAACAAGAAGCCAGAAACCTGGGAGAGCCTAGAGAAACCAAAAGCAGAAGCTCTGGAGCTTCGAGATGTCCATCCAGAACTAACAGTGACAATAGAGAGCAAGGCCTTAGAAAACTTTGAAGTTACAGATTTAAAAGTAGAAGAGCTTGCTgccctgggaagcctgggagaTATAGGTGTTGATTTCTGCAATACTCGGGTAGACCCAGCACATAGATCCCCAGTTGCCCTATCTCAGAAAGTATGTGAAGAAAATTCTGCGTCGCCTCTAGGAGGTAATCCCTCCACTCTCACCGGCTTTGAACCAGTACCATCCTTTTCTGAGTTTCCCTTAGATTCTCCCAAAACCCTGGTGCTGAACTTTGGAGCAGAGGGTGAACAAAACTCATCTAATCCCAGAACTGGGAGGATCGCTCCTAACGTTTTAAAAACTGGACTTCCTGTAGAAAATGTTGGTCTTGGCTTGGGGAATCTAGAGGGAACACACCAGGCCCTGGACCTGTTAGCAGGAGGAATGATGCCTGAGGAAATAGAAGAAACATCTAAATTAGAGAAACAAGATTCACTCAGATTGGAATCAGAAACAATTAATCCTTTAGCCCTTGGGCCATCTCCTTGCCTTCCAGACCTTGTTGATTTTGTCACACGGACATCTGGAGTTCAAAAAGAGAAGATATGTTCTCCTCTCTCTGAGCCAGGTGACCCTCCTGAGTGTAGTTCCTTGGAGATGGGACCACTGCAGCTAGAAATACCGAATGCATCCATCACGGAAGTAGCAGTTCCTCAAGTAGATGAGTATAGTGACAACCCTTTCAATGTGGTAAAATCTGTGGCTTCAGGGCCCCATACAAGGGAACAGGTAGCCGGAGGCAGTATGATCCCTCAGGAAATAGCTGCACAAGAAGCTGCAGTTGATGCCCTCCAGGACCACACAGAATCCAGTGTTCACAGCTGA